A genomic window from Desulfonatronovibrio magnus includes:
- a CDS encoding type II toxin-antitoxin system HicB family antitoxin: protein MLKNFTLEYWIDDGWYVGRLQEVPGVFSQGETIEELQENIRDAYQMIVQEADMPAHPESRTMEIEVAVCSGPA, encoded by the coding sequence ATGTTGAAAAATTTTACCTTGGAATACTGGATCGACGACGGATGGTATGTAGGTCGCCTGCAGGAAGTCCCAGGCGTATTCAGCCAGGGCGAGACAATTGAAGAGCTTCAGGAGAATATCCGGGATGCGTATCAAATGATCGTCCAGGAAGCTGACATGCCCGCTCACCCTGAATCCAGGACAATGGAGATTGAGGTTGCGGTTTGTAGCGGACCAGCCTGA
- a CDS encoding type II toxin-antitoxin system HicA family toxin — protein sequence MKRHGNKHDIYANPHNGKQTPVPRHNEIKESLVKLILKQLGIDDNH from the coding sequence TTGAAAAGACATGGCAACAAGCATGACATCTACGCGAATCCACATAATGGAAAGCAAACGCCAGTACCAAGGCATAATGAGATCAAAGAATCTCTGGTCAAATTAATATTGAAGCAATTGGGCATTGACGATAATCATTAA